Proteins from one Gossypium raimondii isolate GPD5lz chromosome 8, ASM2569854v1, whole genome shotgun sequence genomic window:
- the LOC105790222 gene encoding zinc finger protein CONSTANS-LIKE 5 has translation MGIEISGGTIIPGGWGAAAMAVAAKTCDACKSSAAAIFCRTDWVFLCLNCDSNFHSGHERVSMCEVCEQAPAAVTCKADAAALCVTCDADIHSANPLARRHERVPIEPFYDSADSIVKSSPFSFLVPTTDHNGTNCKQEIESNKGDFFFTEMDRFIDFGYPNSSQHLHDAAMDSVVPVQTPKPVIPLINDGSCFDTFSYQTQSSLSHSVSSSSLEVGTVPDGNYHATQVGGSIDREARVLRYKEKRKNRKFEKTIRYASRKAYAESRPRIKGRFAKRTETHNDDVDHMFNNSSFAVGPAGFMAETDYGVVPSF, from the exons ATGGGAATCGAAATAAGCGGCGGCACGATCATTCCAGGAGGTTGGGGGGCCGCCGCCATGGCTGTCGCGGCTAAGACATGCGACGCATGTAAATCATCGGCGGCAGCTATCTTTTGTCGTACTGATTGGGTCTTTTTATGCTTGAATTGTGATTCCAATTTCCATTCCGGTCACGAAAGGGTGTCTATGTGTGAAGTTTGCGAACAAGCTCCGGCGGCTGTCACTTGTAAAGCCGACGCGGCGGCTCTCTGTGTCACTTGCGACGCCGATATCCATTCAGCGAACCCACTGGCTCGCCGTCACGAACGTGTACCCATCGAACCTTTCTACGACTCCGCTGATTCCATCGTCAAATCTTCCCCTTTTAGCTTCCTTGTGCCGACGACGGATCATAATGGTACTAATtgtaaacaagaaattgaatctAACAAAGGGGATTTTTTTTTCACAGAAATGGATCGGTTTATCGATTTCGGGTACCCGAATTCATCTCAACATCTTCATGATGCCGCCATGGATAGCGTTGTTCCAGTTCAAACTCCAAAACCAGTCATTCCACTGATCAACGATGGAAGCTGTTTCGATACTTTCAGCTATCAAACTCAATCATCTCTCAGTCATAGC gtTTCATCATCGTCGCTTGAAGTAGGAACAGTTCCAGATGGGAATTACCACGCAACACAAGTGGGTGGTTCAATCGATCGAGAAGCTAGGGTTTTAAGGTacaaagagaagagaaagaacAGGAAATTCGAGAAGACAATACGATACGCTTCAAGAAAGGCTTACGCTGAATCAAGACCAAGAATCAAAGGTCGATTTGCTAAAAGAACAGAAACCCACAACGATGATGTTGATCACATGTTCAATAACTCTTCTTTTGCTGTTGGTCCTGCTGGTTTCATGGCGGAAACAGACTATGGTGTCGTTCCATCgttttga